The genomic interval CATAACTCGGTACCGGGCCGCGGGTGGGCGTGCTCGGGGTGGCGGCCGGAGGTTCGGTCCGAGCGGACACCGCGGACTCGCTGCTGGTACGACCGGCGGTGATCTCCCCCGCCCGCCCGGAACCGATGGCGGTGCTGCGGGTGTTCTCGAAACTGCGCCGCGCCGGGCCGCCGCCGTCGAAACCGGCCGCGATCACGGTGACGCGTACCTCGTCGCCGAGCGAATCGTCGATCACCGTGCCGAAGATGATGTTGGCCTCGATGTGCGCGGCCTCCTGCACCAGCGACGCGGCCTCGTTGATCTCGAACAGACCGAGGTCGGAGCCGCCCGCGATCGAGAGCAGCACGCCGTGCGCGCCATCCATGGAAGCCTCGAGCAGCGGCGAATTGATCGCCGACTCGGCGGCTTTCACCGAGCGGCCCTCACCGCGCGCGGAGCCGATGCCCATCAGCGCGCTGCCGGCGCCGGACATCACCGACTTCACGTCCGCGAAGTCGACATTGATCAGGCCGGGGGTGGTGATCAGGTCGGTGATGCCCTGCACACCGTTGAGCAGCACCTCGTCGGCGGAGCGGAACGCGTCCATCAGGCTGACCGCCGCGTCGCCCAGCTGTAGCAGCCGATCGTTCGGGATGACGATGAGCGTGTCGCAGGACTCGCGCAGCAGGTTGATGCCCACCTCGGCCTGGTTGCCGCGGCGCTTGCCCTCGAACGAGAACGGCCGGGTGACAACGCCGATGGTCAGCGCGCCGAGCTTGCGGGCGATGCTGGCCACCACGGGCGCGCCACCGGTGCCGGTGCCGCCGCCCTCACCGGCGGTGACGAAGACCATGTCGGCGCCCTTGAGCACCTCTTCGATCTCGTCCTTGTGGTCTTCGGCGGCCTTGCGGCCGACCTCGGGGTCGGCGCCGGCGCCGAGACCACGGGTGAGCTCGCGGCCGACGTCGAGCTTGACGTCGGCGTCACTCATCAGCAGCGCCTGCGCGTCGGTATTGACCGCGATGAACTCGACTCCCTTGAGTCCCTGTTCGATCATCCGGTTGACGGCATTCACGCCGCCGCCGCCGATACCGACGACCTTGATCACAGCAAGGTAGTTGTGCGGGGGCGTCATGGGCTCTCGCCTTCCTTCGATCTAAAGCCGTCGTTGCGGACGGGCAAACCCTGAACCTCAACCATAGGGTTGGCGTTATGTCAAGTATCCGACTGCTGCGGAACGCTATTCGCAGCCGCCGCGATACGCCCGCAGGCGCGCCGAGGCGAGTACCAGAATCTTGCGTGATCCCGCTCGCCTTGCCGCGCCACACGTCATATCGTGGACAGCTGCCCCCTGAACCCGATCTTGCTGAAAGATCGCTGGGCGCAATGGGTGTCGCTCACTTTACCGTCACCAGATTAGGACTCGAAACGTCGAACACCGTGCCCTCACGGGTCAGCAGTGGCAACACGACCTGCGCCTTTCGTTCGGCGTCGTTCGCTCCACCCCACACTACCGTGCGCCCGTCGGTCAGGTTCAGCGAGATATCCGAAATCGACCGCGCCACAACCTCACCCACCTGAACTGCCAGCGCAGGGGGCAGAACGCGCAGCACACCGACGGCCGCGGCGGTCACCGGATCGCCGCCGCCCGGACGCTCGGTGACCAGCTTGGGCACCCCGATCGGGGTGGGTTCGACAGCGAATTCGATGCCCTCGCCGTCCACCAGGTGCGCGCCGTCGGGGCCGTCGAAATACAGCACCGGAACGCGTTCGGTCACCGTCACCTTGATGGTGGACGGGTACATCCGCTGCACCCGGGCGGTGTGCACCTTGGGAATTCCGGCGACCCGGCGCGCCATGGCGGTGGTGTCCATGCGCAACATGGATCGGCCCGCCGGGATCTGCAGCTGCTCGCGCACCGCCTGCTCGGACACCGCACCGAGTCCCTCGATCCGCACCGTGCGCACCGATAACGTGGGCGTGAACCAGGCCAGCACGAATACAGCGGTAAGCACGCACACTCCGAGCAAACTGAACAGCCACAGCCGGCGATCCAGCCGCCACCGCGAAAGACCGGGCTGTGTCATCGTCACCGCCCGTACGGGTGGCGCGCCCGCAGGCCGTCGAGGATCTGGCTGCCGAGCATCGTCACATCGCCGGCGCCCATGGTGATCACGACGTCGCCGGGCAGTGCCAGTCCGGCGGCCTGCCGGCCCACCCGGGAGATATCCGGTTGATAGTGCACGGGTTTGGTGACCGCCTGGGCGACCAGCGCGCCGTTCACTCCGGGCAGCGGCTTCTCGCGCGCACCGTAGACATCGAGCACAACCACCTCGTCGGCCAAGCTCAGCGCGGCGCCGAACTCGGTCGCGAAGGTCGCGGTGCGGCTGTACAGATGCGGTTGGAAGACCACGATGACCCGGCCCTGGCGGGAACGGGCGCCGTCGCGGGCCTCCTGCTGCACCAGTTCGGCGGCGGCACCGAGCACCGCGCGCACCTCGGTCGGGTGATGGGCGTAGTCGTCGAAGACGCGGACGCCGTTCTCCCGGCCCACGAACTGGAACCGGCGGTGCACGCCGCCGAAACCCTCCAGACCCTGGATGATCTCGTCGATATCGGCGCCGGTGGCCCGGGCGGCCAGCAGCGCGGCCAGCGCGTTGAGGGCCATGTGCCGACCGGGCACGGACAGGCGCAGGGTGCGCGGCGTGGCTTCGTCGGACAACTGGAACTGGGCGACACCACCGACATCGCGCGGCTCCCAGTGGTGCAGGCGCACACCGACGGGGACGGGCGCGTCCTCCAGTTCGCCGGAGCCATAACCCAAGACCCGCACGCCCTTGGCGGCGAGCTTGTCGCCGACTCGCTCGGCCAGCGCCCGCGAACCGGAATCGTCCAGGCAGACCACCAGCAGGCCGTGGTCGGCGATCCGCTCGGTGAAGTCGTCGAACACCTGGGTGTATGCCTCCGGCGTGCCGAAGAAATCCAGGTGATCGGACTCGATATTGGTCACCACCGCGACATCCGGGGAGTACTGCAGCAGCGAACCGTCGCTCTCGTCGGCCTCGGCGACGAAGCTGTCGCCGGTGCCGTGGTGGGCGTTGGTACCGGCCTCGTTGAGCTCGCCGCCGACCGCGAACGACGGGTCGAACCCGCAGTGCTGCAGTGCGACGATGAGCATCGAGGTGGTCGAGGTCTTGCCGTGCGTGCCCGAGACCAGCAGCGTGCGGTGCCCCGCCATCAGCGAGGCCAGCACGGCCGGCCGCAGCAGCACCGGGATCTCGCGCCGGTTGGCTTCCATCAGTTCGGGATTGGTCTTGGGGATGGCCGCGTAGGTGGTGACCACCACGGTCGGGCCGCCGGGCAGCAGGTCCAGGGCACTGGCGTCGTGCCCGATGCGCACCTGCGCGCCGCGCGCCCGCAGCGCGAGCACGCCGCGGCTCTCCTTGGCGTCCGAACCCGAGACCTCACCGCCGCGGGACAGCAGGATCCGGGCGATACCGGACATGCCCGCACCGCCGATGCCGACCATGTGCACCCGCCGCAGCGCGGGTGGCAGTGCGGATCGCTCGTCGCTCACAGCGCCCCTCCTCGTCCGATCCCAGCCACGATCGAAGCCACTTCGTCGGCGGCGTCGCGGTGCCCCGCACCCGCCGCGGCCCGGCCCATCTCGGTCAGCCGCGCGGGATCGCGCAGCAGCGGTATCACCTCGTTGATCACGTAGCTCGGCGTCAGGTCCTGGTCAGCGACGATTCTGCCACCACCCTGGGCCACCACCGGTCGTGCGTTGAGTTCCTGTTCGCCGTTGCCGTGCGGCAGCGGGACATAGACGGCGGGCAGTCCGACCGCCGACACCTCGGCGACGGTCATCGCGCCGGAGCGGCAGACCACCGCGTCGGCGGCGGCGTAGGCCAGGTCCATCCGGGACAGATACGGCACCGCCACATAACGCCCGGCGCCGTCGGTGTCGGCCAGAGTCAAGGTGTTCTTCGGTCCGTGCGCGTGCAGCACCGAGATACCGGCCGCGGTCAGTTCGCGGGCGGCTCCGGAGACGCCCTCGTTCAAGGTGCGCGCACCCTGCGAGCCACCGAACACGAGCAGCACCGGGCCCTCGGCGGGCAGGCCGAAATGCGCGCGGGCCTCGGCGCGCAACGCCGCCCGGTCCAGGGTGGTGATCGCGGCGCGCACCGGAATACCCACGACCTCGGCTCCGGCCAGGCCCGAATCCGGGACGGCGGCAAGCACTCTGGCCGCGATCCGGGCGCCGACCTTGTTCGCGATACCCGCTTTGGCATTGGCCTCGTGCACCACGACCGGCACCCGGCGCCACCGGGCCGCCAGGTAGGCGGGCAACGCGACATAGCCGCCGAATCCGACGATGACGTCGGCGTCCACCTTGTCGATGACCGCGCGGGTCGCGGCCACCGAGGCGACTACTCGGCCGGGCAGGCGCAGTAGATCGGCGGAGATCTTGCGCGGCAACGGCACCGGCGGGATGAGTTCGAGCGGGTACCCGCGGGCGGGCACCAGGTCCTTCTCCAGACCGCGCTCGGTACCGAGGGCGGTTACGCGGATCGACTCGTCGAGTCGTCGCAACGCGTCGGCGACGGCGAGCGCCGGTTCGATATGTCCCGCGGTTCCACCGCCGGCCACGATCACCGAAAGGGCGCTCACCTGTCTCTACCTCGTTCTCTCGCATGGGGCATCGGATAGTTCGGTTCCCAGGCCCGGGTGGAGCGCAGGGAGCTGGTGCCGCGTCTGGGCGCGGGCCCGGGTTGCGGGCGACGCACCGGCGGCACCGGTTTGCCGCGCTGGGCCTGCGGCGGTGGGCGTTTGCGTTGCTGCTGCGCCCTGGCGGCGTTGCGGGCCCGCGCCGAGGATGCTTTGGCGGGCGAGTACACCTCGGGTTTGGGCAGGCGCAGCAACCGGCTGAACCGCCCGTCGGCGCCGGCGTGCAGCGCGGCCACCGCTTCGGGTTCGTGCCGGGCGGCGTTGGCGATGATGCCGAACATGAACAGGGTGATCGCCAGCGACGAACCGCCCGCCGACACCAGCGGCAACTGCAGACCGGTCACCGGCAGCAACCCGACCACATATCCGATATTGATCAGTGCCTGCGCGGTGATCCAGGTGGTGGCGGTGGCGGTGAGCAGCCGCAGGAACGGGTCCGCCGAACGGGCGGCGATGCGCAGCCCGGTGTAGACGAACAACGCGAACAGACCGAGCACCAGGGCGCAGCCGAGGAACCCGAGTTCCTCGCCGATGATGGCGAAGATGAAGTCGTTGTGGGAGTTCGGCAGATAACTCCACTTGGCGCGGCTCTGCCCGAGGCCGCGGCCCCAGATGCCGCCGTCGGCCAGCGAGTAGAGGGCTTGGCGCGCTTGGTATCCGATGCCCTGCGGGTCAGCTTCGGGATTGAAGAAGTTGCGCATGCGGTCGGATCGGTAACCGGCCGACAATGCCAGCACGCCCGCCGCGATCACGCCGGAGACCGAGATGGTGATGAACAGCCGCACCGGCAGTCCGCCGAACCACAGCAGCGCCGCGAGCACCACGCCGAGGGCGATGGTGGTGGACAGGTTCGGCTGCAGCACGACCAGCAGGCAGACCAGCAGACCGGCCGGGACCAGCGGCACCAGAATGTCTTTCAGGCCGGCCCGCTCCGAACGCCGCGAAGCGAGCAGATGCGCGCCCCACACCACCAGCGTCACCTTGACGATCTCCGACGGCTGCACCGAGATCGGCCCGATCACGAACCAGCGCCGCGCGCCCTGCACCTCCGAGCCGATCCCGGGGACCAGCACCAGCGCCAGCGCGAGCACCGACAGCGCGAACATCGGAAACGACCACTGGCGCAACCGCTTCAGCGGCAGCCGCAACGCCAGATAGAACAGGCCGGTGCCGATGGCGGCGAACATGGCCTGCTGGATGAACAGCGCGTAGGCCGAACCGCCGCCGGCATAGGACTCCACCGACGACGCCGAGAGCACCATGACCAGGCCCAGCACGGTGAGCAGGGTGGCGATGGTGACGACCAGGTGGAACGACGCGAGCGGGCGCGCCAGCCAGGCACCTGCCCAGCGGGCGTTGATCCCCCTGGCCGCCCCGCTCTTCGTCGCCGTTGTCGTCATAGTTGCCGCCCGATGTCCCCGTCCTCCAACGCGTGCACGGCCTCCGCGAAGCTACGGCCGCGATGGGTGTAATCGGCGAACATGTCCAGCGACGCGGCCGCGGGGGCGAGCAGCACGGTGTCACCGTGATTGGCCATACCGGCCGCCGCGCGCACGGCACGCGCCATAACAGCGTCGGCCTTCTCCATCCGCACCCCTGGGTCATCTGGTTGCGCCGCGGACTCCGGTCCCGCGTCCATCAGTGCATCGTCTCCCGCCCACACCTCGATGACCGGGACATCGGGCGCGTGTCGCGCCAACGCGGCGGCGATCACCGGTGCGTCGGACCCGATGAGCACGGCGCCGACCAGCCGGTCGGCGACCTCCTCGATCAGATCCTCGACGTGCGCGCCCTTCAACTGCCCACCGGCGACCCAAACCACTTGGGGGTGAGCCAAAATCGAGGACCGCGCCGCATGCGGATTGGTGGCCTTGGAGTCGTCGATGAAGTTGACGCCCGCGACTTCGCGCACGAACGCGGCGCGGTGCGGTCCGACCTTGTGTTCGATCAGGCCCTCGCGCACGAACTGCGGCGCCACATCGATGGCGCGGGTCAGCGCCGCGGCGGCCAGCGCGTCGGCGACACCGGCGGGACCGGGCGGGCTGATATCGCCGATCTCGGCCAGGATCGCGGCCTTGGTGAACGCGCGGTCCAGCAGCTTGCCGTC from Nocardia goodfellowii carries:
- the ftsZ gene encoding cell division protein FtsZ — encoded protein: MTPPHNYLAVIKVVGIGGGGVNAVNRMIEQGLKGVEFIAVNTDAQALLMSDADVKLDVGRELTRGLGAGADPEVGRKAAEDHKDEIEEVLKGADMVFVTAGEGGGTGTGGAPVVASIARKLGALTIGVVTRPFSFEGKRRGNQAEVGINLLRESCDTLIVIPNDRLLQLGDAAVSLMDAFRSADEVLLNGVQGITDLITTPGLINVDFADVKSVMSGAGSALMGIGSARGEGRSVKAAESAINSPLLEASMDGAHGVLLSIAGGSDLGLFEINEAASLVQEAAHIEANIIFGTVIDDSLGDEVRVTVIAAGFDGGGPARRSFENTRSTAIGSGRAGEITAGRTSSESAVSARTEPPAATPSTPTRGPVPSYAESERARLAEPTVTHNPRAHIQPPDIDDDDDDVDVPSFMRR
- a CDS encoding cell division protein FtsQ/DivIB; the encoded protein is MTQPGLSRWRLDRRLWLFSLLGVCVLTAVFVLAWFTPTLSVRTVRIEGLGAVSEQAVREQLQIPAGRSMLRMDTTAMARRVAGIPKVHTARVQRMYPSTIKVTVTERVPVLYFDGPDGAHLVDGEGIEFAVEPTPIGVPKLVTERPGGGDPVTAAAVGVLRVLPPALAVQVGEVVARSISDISLNLTDGRTVVWGGANDAERKAQVVLPLLTREGTVFDVSSPNLVTVK
- the murC gene encoding UDP-N-acetylmuramate--L-alanine ligase, translated to MVGIGGAGMSGIARILLSRGGEVSGSDAKESRGVLALRARGAQVRIGHDASALDLLPGGPTVVVTTYAAIPKTNPELMEANRREIPVLLRPAVLASLMAGHRTLLVSGTHGKTSTTSMLIVALQHCGFDPSFAVGGELNEAGTNAHHGTGDSFVAEADESDGSLLQYSPDVAVVTNIESDHLDFFGTPEAYTQVFDDFTERIADHGLLVVCLDDSGSRALAERVGDKLAAKGVRVLGYGSGELEDAPVPVGVRLHHWEPRDVGGVAQFQLSDEATPRTLRLSVPGRHMALNALAALLAARATGADIDEIIQGLEGFGGVHRRFQFVGRENGVRVFDDYAHHPTEVRAVLGAAAELVQQEARDGARSRQGRVIVVFQPHLYSRTATFATEFGAALSLADEVVVLDVYGAREKPLPGVNGALVAQAVTKPVHYQPDISRVGRQAAGLALPGDVVITMGAGDVTMLGSQILDGLRARHPYGR
- the murG gene encoding undecaprenyldiphospho-muramoylpentapeptide beta-N-acetylglucosaminyltransferase; amino-acid sequence: MSALSVIVAGGGTAGHIEPALAVADALRRLDESIRVTALGTERGLEKDLVPARGYPLELIPPVPLPRKISADLLRLPGRVVASVAATRAVIDKVDADVIVGFGGYVALPAYLAARWRRVPVVVHEANAKAGIANKVGARIAARVLAAVPDSGLAGAEVVGIPVRAAITTLDRAALRAEARAHFGLPAEGPVLLVFGGSQGARTLNEGVSGAARELTAAGISVLHAHGPKNTLTLADTDGAGRYVAVPYLSRMDLAYAAADAVVCRSGAMTVAEVSAVGLPAVYVPLPHGNGEQELNARPVVAQGGGRIVADQDLTPSYVINEVIPLLRDPARLTEMGRAAAGAGHRDAADEVASIVAGIGRGGAL
- the ftsW gene encoding putative lipid II flippase FtsW; translation: MTTTATKSGAARGINARWAGAWLARPLASFHLVVTIATLLTVLGLVMVLSASSVESYAGGGSAYALFIQQAMFAAIGTGLFYLALRLPLKRLRQWSFPMFALSVLALALVLVPGIGSEVQGARRWFVIGPISVQPSEIVKVTLVVWGAHLLASRRSERAGLKDILVPLVPAGLLVCLLVVLQPNLSTTIALGVVLAALLWFGGLPVRLFITISVSGVIAAGVLALSAGYRSDRMRNFFNPEADPQGIGYQARQALYSLADGGIWGRGLGQSRAKWSYLPNSHNDFIFAIIGEELGFLGCALVLGLFALFVYTGLRIAARSADPFLRLLTATATTWITAQALINIGYVVGLLPVTGLQLPLVSAGGSSLAITLFMFGIIANAARHEPEAVAALHAGADGRFSRLLRLPKPEVYSPAKASSARARNAARAQQQRKRPPPQAQRGKPVPPVRRPQPGPAPRRGTSSLRSTRAWEPNYPMPHARERGRDR